GCGGGAATCGGTGGAGCATCGGACGGGCCCGGGTCGGGGGAGAAGGAACCGACACACTAGGACGAGTCCGCACCGCGGGCCAAGTCCGCGGCAGGACGGCTCGCGACGGAGTGGGCCGAGACGGTCGATCAGCGGGCCGCTCCGACCTGCTGCCGGGCCAGCTCCCCGAGCCGACGCAATGCGGTCTCGAGGCGCTCGTCCCACGGCAGCGCGCAGTTCAGCCGCACGCAGTTGCGATAGCGGCCGCTGGCGGAGAACAGGATCCCGGGTGCGATGCTGATCGCTTCTTCGAGCGCCGCCTCGTGCAGTGCCACGGCGTCGACGCTCTCGGGCATCTCCACCCACAGGACGTGCCCGCCGTCCGGGCGGCTCACGCGCGTGCCCGGCGGGAAGTCACGGGCGATGGCCGCGGCCATGCGGGAGCTGAGTTCACGGTAGGTCCCGCGCAGGCGTTGCAGCGTGCGCTCGTAGCTGCCGTCGGCCAGGAAGGCGGCCAGGGCCATCTGCGTGGGCGTGGCCGTGGCCACCGAGCTGCTGAACTTGAGCTTCTCGACCTGCGTCCGGTAGCGCCCCGGTGCGGTCCACCCGATCCGGTAGCCCGGCGCGACGCTCTTCGAGAAACTCGAGCACAGGAGCACGCGCCCGTCGCGGTCGAAGGCCTTGGCGGCGCGGGGGCGCGTGGCGTCGAAGGACAGCTCACCGTAGACGTCGTCCTCGATCAACGGGACGTCTTGTCGGGCGAGCAGGGCGAGCAGTTCGCGTTTGTGCGTGTCGGGCATGCAGTGGCCCAGGGGATTTCCGTAGTTCGGCGACAGGACGCAGGCGGCCACGGCGCGGGCCTCGAGCACCGATTCCAGTTCCTCGAGCAGGATTCCCGTGCGCGGATCGGTGGCGACCTCCAGGGCCTCGAGGTG
This portion of the Candidatus Krumholzibacteriia bacterium genome encodes:
- a CDS encoding PLP-dependent aminotransferase family protein; the encoded protein is MRDAKPPDPVADEPLYRQVARRIESMIEGGTFAPGERLPSVRRLGRQLSVSVTTVLEAYRLLEERQLLEARPQSGHYVRTPPPRAPIPARTASADRPGPPEVSDLALRFLHEAQRPGVLPLGAAVPHPDFLPLARLNRLLVQAVRRDPSASHSYDQVAGLEALRVQIGRRALDAGCALSPEEIVTTSGAQAAVHLCLRAVTRPGDTVVVETPTYYGLLEALESLHLEALEVATDPRTGILLEELESVLEARAVAACVLSPNYGNPLGHCMPDTHKRELLALLARQDVPLIEDDVYGELSFDATRPRAAKAFDRDGRVLLCSSFSKSVAPGYRIGWTAPGRYRTQVEKLKFSSSVATATPTQMALAAFLADGSYERTLQRLRGTYRELSSRMAAAIARDFPPGTRVSRPDGGHVLWVEMPESVDAVALHEAALEEAISIAPGILFSASGRYRNCVRLNCALPWDERLETALRRLGELARQQVGAAR